A genome region from Bacillaceae bacterium IKA-2 includes the following:
- a CDS encoding FAD-dependent oxidoreductase, which produces MKEWLIIGGGIQGCTMASYLRKGLSVQADEMVIIDPKDKPLDNWRKFTKNLEMAYLRSPSIHHLDPSSFSLEKFAKKHRDKDFVQFYAPYDRPNIHLFNDHCEAIFSKIEIEKSWVQGNVIGLMKTAKGWVVNLENGEELKAKNVVIAIGLSEQLNWPDWAKFAKENGANIDHVFDEKDPLNVSNSVVIIGGGISGAHAAIKWSKILPNKVTLITRHPLTIHQFDSDPGWLGPKYMSKFSKIQCFEERRKEIKAARFPGSLPSEIKRKLEKLEKTGKINILIDEVIEANNDKQFLLQLKSGTQLIVDQVLIATGFEQKPPGMDWLGKLIQTYCLPCATCGYPTPKPSLEWKEGLYLLGALAELQLGPVARNISGARRGAERIISSF; this is translated from the coding sequence ATGAAAGAATGGCTCATCATCGGGGGAGGCATCCAAGGCTGTACGATGGCAAGTTACTTAAGAAAAGGCTTATCCGTCCAAGCTGACGAAATGGTAATCATTGACCCAAAAGATAAACCTTTAGACAATTGGCGTAAATTCACAAAAAATCTAGAAATGGCCTATTTACGTTCTCCATCCATCCACCATTTGGATCCTAGTTCATTTTCGCTTGAGAAATTCGCCAAAAAACATAGAGATAAAGATTTCGTCCAATTTTACGCACCATATGATCGTCCTAATATACATCTATTTAATGATCATTGTGAAGCCATTTTTTCCAAAATAGAAATCGAAAAAAGTTGGGTACAAGGCAATGTTATTGGTTTAATGAAAACTGCAAAAGGTTGGGTAGTTAATTTAGAAAATGGGGAGGAATTAAAAGCAAAGAATGTTGTCATTGCGATCGGTCTAAGTGAGCAACTTAATTGGCCTGATTGGGCAAAATTCGCAAAAGAAAATGGAGCAAATATCGATCATGTTTTTGATGAAAAAGATCCTTTAAATGTAAGCAATTCTGTTGTTATCATCGGCGGAGGAATTAGTGGAGCCCATGCGGCGATCAAGTGGAGCAAAATACTACCGAATAAAGTCACATTGATTACTCGTCACCCATTAACTATTCATCAATTCGATTCCGACCCTGGTTGGTTAGGACCAAAATATATGAGTAAATTCAGTAAAATTCAATGTTTTGAGGAACGTCGTAAAGAAATAAAAGCAGCGAGGTTTCCGGGGTCTTTACCTTCTGAAATAAAAAGAAAACTAGAAAAACTAGAAAAAACAGGTAAAATAAATATATTAATTGATGAAGTAATTGAAGCGAATAATGATAAACAGTTCTTATTGCAACTGAAATCAGGTACACAACTGATCGTAGATCAGGTTTTAATAGCGACTGGTTTTGAACAAAAACCTCCGGGCATGGATTGGTTAGGAAAGCTTATTCAAACTTATTGCTTACCTTGTGCCACTTGCGGTTATCCAACTCCAAAGCCTTCGTTAGAGTGGAAGGAAGGTCTTTATTTACTTGGTGCACTAGCAGAACTGCAACTTGGACCAGTAGCTAGAAATATATCGGGAGCAAGAAGAGGAGCAGAGAGGATTATTTCTTCTTTTTAA
- a CDS encoding ThuA domain-containing protein — translation MVKVTVWNEYRHEKQNPVVRAIYPEGIHGAIANFLKEDFEIRTATLDEDAHGLTDEVLNETDVLIWWGHTAHDEVDDAIVEKVKQRVLDGMGLIVLHSGHFSKIFKTLMGTTCDLKWREADEKERLWVVDPSHPIAEGIGEYIELEKEEMYGEHFDIPAPDQLIFMSWFEGGEVFRSGCTFQRGKGKIFYFRPGHETYPTYYQKDIQQVIKNAVQWAKPTKLPKPIYGNAKPLEEIKPKDK, via the coding sequence ATGGTTAAAGTAACCGTATGGAATGAATATCGTCATGAAAAACAAAATCCAGTCGTCCGAGCGATCTACCCAGAGGGGATTCATGGTGCAATTGCTAATTTTTTAAAGGAAGACTTTGAAATAAGAACAGCAACATTAGATGAAGACGCACATGGTCTTACTGATGAAGTCTTGAATGAAACAGATGTTCTGATTTGGTGGGGACATACAGCCCACGATGAGGTTGACGATGCAATTGTCGAAAAAGTAAAACAAAGGGTTCTCGATGGAATGGGTCTGATTGTGCTGCACTCTGGACACTTTTCAAAAATTTTCAAAACATTAATGGGTACGACGTGTGATCTTAAATGGCGAGAAGCAGATGAGAAGGAACGCCTCTGGGTGGTTGATCCAAGCCATCCGATCGCTGAAGGTATTGGTGAATATATTGAGCTTGAAAAAGAAGAGATGTACGGAGAGCATTTTGATATCCCAGCACCTGATCAACTAATTTTTATGAGCTGGTTTGAAGGAGGAGAAGTGTTTAGAAGTGGATGTACATTCCAACGTGGTAAAGGGAAAATCTTTTACTTCCGCCCAGGTCACGAAACATATCCAACCTATTATCAGAAGGACATCCAGCAAGTTATCAAAAATGCGGTTCAATGGGCAAAACCTACGAAACTACCAAAACCTATTTATGGGAATGCAAAACCATTAGAAGAAATCAAACCAAAAGACAAATAG
- a CDS encoding sugar phosphate isomerase/epimerase, with amino-acid sequence MKLGVFTVLFSQSNFEEMLDIVQNAGVSAVEIGTGCYPGNAHCNLDQLLENEELRKDYLEKVESRGLQISAFSCHGNPISPQKSFAKESHETLVKTIKLASLLNVPVVNCFSGTAGDHEEAKYPNWPVTPWPNEYGDVLKWQWEEKLVPYWKEVGQLAEDHNVKIGLELHGGFLVHTPYTLLKLREATCDAIGANLDPSHLWWQGIDPVAAIKILGKENAIHHFHAKDTYIDQENVNMYGLTDMQPYGEVQTRAWTFRSVGCGHSIQEWSDMISALRTYDYDYVVSIEHEDPLMSIEEGFQRAVSNLKSVIISEKPSTSWWV; translated from the coding sequence GTGAAATTAGGTGTGTTTACAGTATTATTTTCACAAAGTAACTTTGAGGAAATGTTAGATATCGTTCAAAATGCGGGTGTCAGTGCCGTAGAAATCGGAACAGGATGTTATCCGGGAAATGCTCATTGTAACCTTGATCAGTTGTTGGAAAATGAAGAATTACGTAAGGATTATTTAGAGAAAGTGGAATCGCGTGGCTTACAAATTAGTGCCTTTAGCTGTCACGGAAACCCGATTTCTCCTCAAAAATCATTTGCAAAAGAGTCTCATGAAACATTAGTAAAAACGATTAAGCTTGCTAGTCTTTTGAATGTTCCTGTTGTCAATTGTTTTTCAGGAACGGCAGGAGACCATGAAGAAGCGAAATATCCTAACTGGCCAGTCACACCTTGGCCAAATGAATATGGTGATGTCTTGAAGTGGCAGTGGGAAGAGAAATTGGTTCCTTATTGGAAGGAAGTTGGTCAGTTAGCAGAAGATCATAACGTCAAAATTGGCCTTGAGCTTCACGGAGGATTTTTGGTACATACGCCATACACACTTCTGAAACTAAGAGAAGCAACGTGTGATGCAATTGGTGCTAATCTTGATCCAAGTCATCTTTGGTGGCAAGGAATTGATCCAGTTGCAGCAATTAAAATTCTTGGTAAAGAAAATGCGATCCACCATTTTCATGCAAAAGATACGTATATTGACCAAGAAAATGTCAATATGTACGGGTTAACAGATATGCAACCTTATGGCGAGGTGCAAACGAGAGCGTGGACATTCCGCTCTGTAGGTTGTGGTCATAGTATTCAAGAGTGGTCAGACATGATCAGTGCATTACGCACATATGATTACGATTATGTTGTCAGTATTGAACACGAAGATCCGCTTATGTCGATTGAAGAAGGCTTTCAACGCGCGGTTAGTAATTTAAAATCGGTAATCATTTCAGAAAAGCCGTCAACTTCTTGGTGGGTGTAA
- a CDS encoding TPM domain-containing protein has protein sequence MKSKLLKKTFSIMILFIFIIQSGYPVMAQINQKIYDYAELLTTEELKELESLSNQYSENRQVDIIILTTKDTAGLEVESYMQDFYDEMGLGYDKSHGNTVILTIDMEQREVYVAGFYKGEEYIDNNRADLIREKITSDLSGGYYFDAFRSYIELSNEYLGISPEVNSGPEPGVNPGESSGISSGVSPGLSSEKTPDNILLKLWFQILVSILIAGVIVFIMIYRSGGRVTTSAGTYLDASNSKVTKRRDTYVRTTITKVKKPSNKNNSSGGGGGMTMGGHSHSGSKGKF, from the coding sequence GTGAAAAGTAAGTTATTGAAAAAGACATTTTCAATCATGATCTTGTTTATATTCATTATTCAAAGTGGATACCCAGTAATGGCACAAATAAATCAAAAAATTTATGATTACGCTGAACTTTTAACTACAGAAGAACTGAAAGAACTAGAATCGTTATCAAATCAATACAGTGAAAATAGACAGGTAGATATCATCATATTAACCACGAAAGATACGGCAGGTTTGGAAGTCGAAAGCTATATGCAGGACTTTTATGATGAGATGGGATTAGGATATGATAAGAGCCATGGAAATACGGTAATTTTGACGATAGATATGGAGCAGCGAGAAGTTTACGTTGCTGGTTTTTATAAAGGTGAGGAATATATAGACAATAATAGGGCTGATTTGATTCGAGAAAAAATAACCTCGGATTTATCTGGTGGCTATTATTTTGATGCGTTTCGTTCTTATATTGAATTATCAAATGAATACCTAGGCATAAGTCCAGAAGTAAATTCAGGACCAGAACCAGGGGTAAATCCAGGTGAAAGTTCAGGGATAAGTTCAGGGGTAAGTCCAGGTTTAAGCTCAGAAAAAACTCCAGACAATATTTTACTCAAATTATGGTTTCAAATCCTTGTTTCTATTTTGATTGCAGGTGTCATTGTTTTTATTATGATTTACCGATCAGGTGGAAGGGTTACCACTAGCGCCGGAACTTACTTAGATGCAAGTAATTCAAAAGTTACCAAAAGAAGAGATACTTATGTAAGAACAACTATTACTAAAGTAAAAAAACCATCTAATAAGAATAATAGTAGCGGTGGTGGGGGTGGAATGACAATGGGAGGTCATTCCCATAGTGGAAGTAAAGGGAAGTTCTAA
- a CDS encoding NifU N-terminal domain-containing protein yields MSIEVKVESTPNPNAVKFTANQQLFEGSTSLKKGAESDHPLASALLTIEGVDNIFGINDFVTVNKTVDAIWDELIPEVQKAFDKTYE; encoded by the coding sequence ATGTCAATTGAAGTAAAAGTAGAGTCGACACCTAATCCAAATGCCGTTAAATTTACAGCAAATCAACAACTTTTTGAAGGAAGTACTTCCCTAAAAAAAGGGGCAGAATCCGATCATCCATTAGCTAGTGCCCTTTTAACAATTGAAGGGGTTGACAATATTTTCGGAATTAATGACTTTGTTACCGTAAATAAAACAGTAGATGCAATTTGGGATGAACTCATCCCAGAAGTTCAAAAGGCATTTGACAAAACATATGAGTAA
- a CDS encoding PspA/IM30 family protein codes for MDILIRFRDIMASNINSLLDKVENPEKMIDQCLRNLNSDLGKVKSETAAIMAEEQRAKRRLNECIAEMNKLQNYAIKALESHNEEDARKFLERKSTLATKVTGLKEAYELGASNASKMREMHDKLVTDIRELESRKVIIKGKLTVAKTKERINNIRSSVGSANHFDRMEEKANKAIYLADAMAELYSGPEDDIKDLMTKYSSKDTNIDHQLEALKEDLKKNNL; via the coding sequence TTGGATATTTTAATAAGATTCAGAGATATTATGGCAAGCAACATTAATTCACTATTAGATAAAGTTGAAAATCCTGAAAAGATGATCGATCAATGTTTGAGAAATCTTAATAGTGATTTAGGCAAGGTTAAGTCAGAAACAGCTGCTATTATGGCAGAAGAACAGAGGGCTAAAAGAAGACTGAATGAATGTATAGCAGAGATGAATAAACTGCAAAATTATGCGATAAAGGCATTAGAATCACATAATGAAGAAGATGCCAGAAAGTTCTTAGAGAGAAAATCCACGTTAGCAACTAAAGTAACTGGATTAAAAGAAGCCTATGAATTAGGAGCTTCCAATGCAAGTAAGATGAGAGAAATGCATGATAAACTTGTTACAGATATTAGAGAGTTAGAATCCCGTAAGGTTATAATTAAGGGAAAGCTAACAGTTGCCAAAACCAAAGAAAGAATTAACAACATTAGATCTTCCGTAGGTAGTGCTAATCATTTTGATAGAATGGAAGAGAAGGCAAATAAGGCAATTTATTTGGCAGATGCCATGGCAGAGCTATATTCAGGACCAGAGGATGACATAAAAGATTTAATGACTAAATATAGTAGTAAAGATACAAACATAGATCATCAACTTGAAGCTCTAAAAGAAGATTTAAAGAAAAATAATTTATAA
- a CDS encoding TFIIB-type zinc ribbon-containing protein — MLIHYKCADCGADMSFDSDSGKIACHSCGRKDDIETFPKALISNVFSEGEAVEYHCKNCGAVILTDADTTATTCSFCSAGVVLGDRLSGNLAPSLVIPFTISKEKAKEAFKAWCKNGLLTPKRFMTANRIKSITGIYVPFWLYDLNCKGNVDAVCTKVRSYTRGDYIYTETSYYDVHRSVNLNYLKVPADASEKMDDKLMDKLEPYDYGSLKDFSTPYLAGYIAEKYNYDEKQLFPRIKSRTDNYVDSYIRSTISGYSSTVYKNKQIDTKQKETHYTLIPVWMVCYDYNQTEHIFAMNGQTGKVVGKPPISKSKVAAWFFGIASSSFIVVKSVALLIGGGL; from the coding sequence ATGTTAATCCATTATAAGTGTGCTGATTGTGGCGCTGATATGTCGTTTGATAGTGATTCAGGAAAAATAGCTTGTCATAGCTGTGGGAGAAAAGACGATATAGAAACTTTTCCAAAAGCTTTAATATCCAATGTGTTTTCAGAAGGCGAAGCTGTAGAGTACCATTGTAAAAATTGTGGTGCAGTTATTCTTACCGATGCAGATACTACAGCGACTACTTGTAGCTTTTGTAGTGCAGGTGTAGTACTTGGAGATAGATTATCTGGGAATTTGGCTCCTTCCTTAGTAATTCCATTTACGATTAGCAAAGAAAAGGCAAAGGAAGCATTCAAGGCATGGTGCAAAAATGGACTTTTGACTCCAAAGCGATTTATGACGGCCAATAGAATAAAGAGCATAACTGGGATATACGTTCCGTTTTGGTTGTATGATTTGAATTGCAAAGGTAATGTAGATGCGGTTTGTACGAAGGTCAGGAGCTATACTAGAGGAGATTATATTTATACTGAGACTAGCTATTATGACGTTCATCGCAGTGTAAATCTTAATTATTTAAAGGTACCAGCAGATGCCTCTGAAAAAATGGATGATAAATTAATGGATAAGCTAGAGCCCTATGATTACGGAAGTTTAAAGGATTTTAGTACCCCTTATTTGGCAGGATATATTGCAGAAAAATACAACTATGACGAAAAACAATTATTTCCAAGAATAAAGTCTAGAACAGACAATTATGTTGATTCCTATATTCGCTCGACAATCAGCGGCTATAGTTCCACCGTGTATAAGAATAAGCAAATTGACACTAAGCAGAAAGAAACCCATTATACGCTCATTCCAGTCTGGATGGTCTGTTATGACTATAATCAAACAGAACATATTTTCGCTATGAATGGTCAGACTGGAAAGGTAGTAGGAAAGCCGCCTATTAGTAAATCCAAAGTAGCTGCTTGGTTTTTTGGTATTGCGAGTTCTTCATTTATCGTCGTGAAATCAGTGGCCTTGTTGATTGGAGGTGGCTTATAG
- a CDS encoding sugar phosphate isomerase/epimerase — translation MVKIPVAVQMYTLREEAQQDFAGTLKKVAELGFDGVEFAGFEGLNAKEVKILLDEYGLQAAACHIPIEVLERNLNKVIEEQKIIGSNYIVVPYLIPERRTGANYQAFISFLNEAGETCKKEGITLCYHNHDFELERFADGRTVLETIFENTDACNVNAELDIYWLTKAGETPTEWLKRYKNRSPLVHLKDMTTDEEQFFAELGTGGVDLEAVLKIGAETGVQWWVVEQDICRRNPFESIEISINYLKDLEKK, via the coding sequence ATCGTGAAAATTCCAGTAGCTGTACAAATGTATACGTTGCGTGAAGAAGCACAGCAAGACTTTGCAGGAACATTGAAAAAAGTCGCAGAATTAGGTTTCGATGGTGTAGAATTTGCAGGTTTCGAGGGCTTAAATGCCAAGGAAGTTAAAATCTTATTAGATGAATATGGACTTCAGGCTGCCGCTTGCCACATTCCAATAGAAGTTTTGGAAAGAAACTTAAATAAGGTCATTGAAGAACAAAAAATAATCGGAAGTAACTATATAGTCGTTCCATACTTAATACCAGAACGACGTACAGGGGCAAATTATCAAGCTTTTATCTCCTTTTTAAACGAAGCTGGGGAAACATGCAAAAAGGAAGGCATTACGCTTTGTTATCACAACCATGATTTTGAGTTAGAACGTTTTGCAGATGGAAGAACGGTGCTTGAAACGATATTCGAGAACACCGACGCTTGCAATGTGAACGCGGAACTGGATATATATTGGCTTACAAAAGCAGGTGAAACTCCTACTGAGTGGCTCAAACGCTATAAAAATAGAAGTCCACTCGTTCATTTGAAAGATATGACAACAGATGAGGAACAATTCTTTGCGGAGCTAGGAACTGGTGGCGTTGATCTTGAAGCAGTCCTAAAAATTGGTGCTGAAACAGGTGTTCAGTGGTGGGTCGTTGAGCAGGATATCTGCCGCCGTAACCCTTTTGAAAGTATTGAAATTAGTATCAACTATTTAAAAGACTTAGAAAAGAAATAG
- a CDS encoding Gfo/Idh/MocA family oxidoreductase has translation MSKLKIGVIGCGTIAKQRHLLEYASNKEVEIVAVCDIVEKRVEEFATKYAAKAYTSYEELLANPEIDAVSVCTPNYLHAPISITALNAGKHVLCEKPMATSKHDAEKMIEAAEAAGKKLMIAHNQRFVPAHQKARQMIEKGELGKIYSFRTAFGHGGPEGWSADGADSWFFKKEEAFIGAMGDLGVHKTDLLRFLLGEEFVEVAAFIETSAKKNADVDDTAVCVLKTESGIIGTLAASWSYVASEENSTIFYGENGIMRLLDDPVNSLIIQYQNGEVLKYELGSIQTNEAEGQSNTQVIDRFVKAIIANEESPVSGVDAMKSLQVVLAALESNETKKIVAI, from the coding sequence ATGAGTAAATTAAAAATTGGAGTTATCGGTTGTGGAACTATCGCAAAACAACGCCATTTACTTGAGTATGCAAGTAATAAGGAAGTAGAAATTGTCGCTGTCTGTGACATTGTTGAAAAACGTGTCGAAGAATTTGCAACGAAGTACGCGGCAAAAGCTTATACAAGCTATGAGGAATTATTAGCGAACCCTGAAATTGATGCTGTTAGTGTTTGTACACCAAACTACTTACACGCCCCAATTTCGATCACTGCATTAAATGCGGGTAAGCATGTTCTATGTGAAAAGCCAATGGCAACTTCGAAACATGATGCAGAGAAAATGATTGAAGCGGCAGAGGCTGCAGGTAAGAAGTTGATGATCGCTCATAATCAACGCTTTGTCCCTGCACATCAAAAAGCGAGACAAATGATTGAAAAAGGCGAGCTCGGGAAAATTTATAGCTTCCGCACTGCTTTTGGTCATGGTGGACCTGAAGGTTGGAGTGCAGACGGGGCTGATAGCTGGTTCTTTAAAAAGGAAGAAGCATTTATTGGCGCCATGGGCGACCTTGGAGTCCATAAAACTGACTTATTACGGTTTCTTTTGGGGGAAGAATTTGTTGAAGTTGCTGCATTTATTGAAACCAGTGCCAAGAAAAATGCCGATGTTGATGATACAGCAGTGTGTGTTTTGAAAACAGAAAGTGGCATTATTGGTACGCTAGCTGCAAGCTGGTCATACGTGGCTAGCGAAGAAAACTCAACAATTTTTTATGGTGAAAATGGGATTATGCGCTTATTGGATGATCCAGTCAATTCTCTAATTATCCAATACCAAAATGGAGAAGTTCTTAAATATGAGCTAGGTAGCATTCAAACGAATGAAGCTGAAGGACAAAGTAACACGCAAGTCATTGATCGTTTTGTAAAAGCAATCATTGCAAATGAGGAGTCACCGGTATCGGGAGTAGACGCAATGAAATCTTTACAAGTGGTGTTAGCTGCTCTTGAGTCAAATGAAACGAAAAAGATCGTTGCGATATAG
- a CDS encoding MFS transporter yields MKSVWKLKGMLFFFHASMTIMISYLPVYFQYLGLTGSEIGLLLAVGPAAAIIAQPFWGFMSDRWKTVKRILILCLSSTLAIGFLVFRVDEFILLLPLFYLFFSFMSPAGGLSDSLAQKVSVQRNVSFGSIRMWGSLGFASASLVGGYILSAIGIVHIYYVFATFIIIALVFTFFAPDSEPSKKPVKLTSAFKLLKDKKLMIFFLLILSISLSHRMNDSFIGLYIVEMGGDESMIGVAWFIGVFTEAVVFAFSVYLFRKFHPLTYISIAASIYVFRWLLMSIAPDPTYVLFIQILHGLSFATFYLMAFQFVSKLVPRELESTGHLLFISVFFGISGVIGSIIGGTIINAFDVRSLYTVMFGLSLIGLISSLIYRYFYIAREKKEALGLN; encoded by the coding sequence ATGAAATCAGTATGGAAACTTAAAGGAATGTTGTTCTTTTTTCACGCTTCAATGACAATCATGATCAGTTATTTACCTGTTTATTTTCAGTACCTAGGATTGACAGGATCCGAAATTGGTCTTTTACTCGCTGTAGGACCAGCGGCTGCGATCATCGCTCAACCTTTTTGGGGCTTTATGAGTGATCGATGGAAAACAGTTAAACGAATTTTGATACTCTGCTTGTCCAGTACATTGGCCATTGGGTTCCTTGTATTCCGAGTCGATGAATTTATTTTGTTGCTACCATTATTTTATTTATTTTTTTCTTTTATGTCACCAGCAGGTGGATTAAGTGATAGCCTTGCCCAAAAAGTATCAGTGCAGCGAAATGTTTCATTTGGGAGCATTCGGATGTGGGGCTCGTTAGGTTTTGCTTCGGCGTCTTTAGTAGGCGGATATATTTTAAGTGCAATTGGTATTGTACATATATATTATGTGTTTGCGACGTTCATTATTATTGCTCTTGTTTTCACATTCTTTGCACCTGACAGTGAACCTTCGAAAAAACCGGTGAAACTAACAAGTGCCTTTAAATTATTGAAAGACAAAAAATTAATGATCTTTTTCTTGTTGATTTTATCAATTAGTTTGAGCCATCGTATGAACGATTCGTTTATCGGGTTATACATTGTGGAAATGGGCGGTGACGAATCGATGATTGGCGTTGCCTGGTTTATTGGTGTGTTCACGGAAGCAGTAGTTTTTGCATTTAGTGTGTATCTGTTTAGAAAGTTCCATCCTTTAACCTACATTTCAATCGCGGCATCAATCTATGTTTTTAGGTGGTTGTTGATGTCGATTGCACCGGATCCGACATATGTGCTTTTTATTCAAATTCTTCATGGCCTATCTTTTGCAACCTTTTATTTAATGGCCTTTCAATTTGTCTCTAAGCTAGTACCAAGGGAGTTAGAATCTACAGGCCATTTATTATTTATTTCTGTATTTTTCGGCATTTCTGGTGTAATTGGTTCAATTATTGGGGGCACTATTATCAATGCGTTTGATGTTCGAAGTCTTTATACGGTTATGTTCGGTCTTTCACTGATTGGATTAATTAGTTCATTAATTTACCGTTATTTTTATATTGCAAGAGAAAAAAAAGAAGCGTTAGGACTAAATTAA
- a CDS encoding Gfo/Idh/MocA family oxidoreductase has protein sequence MGMKLGIIGYGGMGYWHGEYAPNAGVEVVAAYDVDPKRLEMAKANGLDAYDNLEDFYKHAGMNFVIIATPNDVHKELTIKSLHAGMHVMVEKPATMSVADWDEMVSESEKTGRILTVHQNRRWDKDYKVMRKVVEEGKIGKLQSIESRVFGTGGAFFGWRSFPEYGGGMILDWGVHLFDQLLDMFPDTKVTSVYAKLMSVLDQKVDDYFKVTLTLENGPLLQVEVGTYAFYKLPRWYVIGNDGTLQIDDFDCQTGGYTKPRYTDTPVAEVVVMTSAGPTRMMAPRPPETKEDFPLPELETDWTELYQNLVGVMEGKEELLIKPHQIRRVLELIEVIFQSAKESRSLEVSI, from the coding sequence ATGGGAATGAAACTTGGAATCATTGGTTATGGAGGTATGGGTTACTGGCATGGTGAGTATGCACCTAATGCTGGCGTTGAAGTGGTCGCTGCCTATGATGTCGATCCGAAAAGGTTGGAAATGGCCAAAGCTAATGGTCTTGATGCTTATGATAACCTTGAAGATTTCTATAAACACGCTGGCATGAATTTTGTCATCATTGCCACGCCAAATGACGTTCATAAGGAGCTAACGATAAAATCATTACATGCAGGAATGCATGTGATGGTAGAAAAGCCAGCGACAATGTCAGTCGCCGACTGGGATGAAATGGTTTCAGAAAGTGAGAAGACGGGTCGCATCCTGACTGTTCATCAAAATCGTCGTTGGGACAAGGATTACAAGGTGATGCGTAAAGTTGTCGAGGAAGGAAAGATTGGTAAGCTCCAATCGATCGAAAGTCGAGTATTTGGAACTGGAGGTGCCTTCTTTGGTTGGCGTAGTTTTCCTGAATATGGCGGGGGAATGATTTTGGATTGGGGAGTTCACCTTTTTGATCAATTATTAGATATGTTTCCTGATACAAAGGTAACGAGTGTCTATGCAAAACTGATGTCCGTTCTTGACCAAAAGGTAGATGATTACTTCAAAGTTACCCTTACATTGGAAAATGGCCCCTTGTTACAGGTAGAAGTAGGAACATATGCTTTTTACAAACTGCCACGATGGTATGTAATTGGAAATGATGGGACGCTACAAATTGATGATTTCGACTGTCAAACAGGTGGCTATACGAAGCCGCGCTACACTGATACACCTGTCGCAGAAGTTGTTGTGATGACGTCCGCAGGTCCAACGCGAATGATGGCCCCGCGCCCACCAGAAACAAAAGAAGACTTTCCTTTACCAGAGCTAGAAACAGACTGGACAGAGCTCTATCAAAATTTAGTTGGAGTGATGGAAGGGAAAGAAGAACTGTTAATTAAGCCACACCAGATTCGCAGAGTACTAGAACTAATTGAAGTAATCTTCCAATCAGCAAAAGAATCCCGGTCATTAGAGGTTAGTATCTAA